The genomic region GAAGAGGTCCAATACCTTGAGCCCTTCAACGTTGAAGAGGATGTTGAATACGGCCCCTTTTATCTTGTCCAGCGCCGGGCGGATGCTGTTGCTCTTTGGGGTGTAGAGCTTTCTTCCCTTGGCTGTGCCTGCAATAACTCTCATATTATGAAAGATTGGAAGTCTGATGTCAGAGGTCGGATCTCTGAGTTCAGAGACTTCTGACTGCCCAAACAGTCATATATATGATAAACGTGACAATGGCAACAGTTGTAAGCCTTTTTCCAAAGAGCTGTTCAAGCCTTGACCGTTTGATGAGTCCGTAGATAGAAAACACCATCATTAGCACGAGAGCGGCCAAAAAGACGATGCCGAAGGGGTGCATATTGAGCGAATCTTTGATATTTCCCCCGAAAACGAGCCTTATGCTCCTGGTAATTCCGCAAGACGGGCAATTAATACCGGTCATCCTGTTAAAAAGGCATGGGAGGTCGGGGATCCGGCCCAAAAGGCCGGCGGCAAAGAATAACATCCCCCCAACAATGACGGTTATGTATATTGTATAATATCTCAAGGGCATGGTACGGTCCCAAAACAAGTTCGCATGGGTATCACATCGCTATAAAATTCTTTTGAAAAAGTTTGCATTATATGTATAAAAGAATCAAGGAGACAATTTCACAATGGGGGGGAAAATACTTGTTGTAGATGACGATAAGGACCTGGTCGAAACGATAACCTTCAGGCTTGAGGCCGCCGGATACGAGGTTTCATCCGCCTATGACGGTCAGGAAGGCCTTGAGAAGGCCATGGATATCAAACCCGACCTCATACTTTTGGATGTAATGATGCCAAAGATGGACGGTTATCAGGTCTGCAGAATGCTCAAGTTCGACGAAAACTATAAGAACATCCCCATCATCATGCTCACGGTAAGGGGACAGGAGCAGGACAAGAATACCGGCGTGGATGTCGGTGCTAATGACTACATAACCAAGCCCTTTGACAGCAAGGACCTGCTAACCCGTATCCAGAGGATCCTCGCATGAAATGCAACATCATCCTTTATGTCGGCGACCAAGAAAGAAGCACTCTTTTTTATAAAAAGCTTCTGGCGGTTGAGCCCATTCTCAATGTTCCGGGCATGACCGAGTTTGAGCTGTCAGAACAATGCGTTCTTGGACTAATGCCGGAGAAAGGCATAAAACGACTTCTGGGCGCAACGATCCCGGATCCGGAAACGACAAATGGGGCCTCTAGGGCGGAAATTTACTTCAAGGTTGCCGATCCCGAGGTGTTTTTGAAAAGAGCCAATGAGATAGGATCGAAAACCCTTTCTCCGTTATCCCCCAGGGACTGGGGAGATGAAGCCGGATATGTTATGGATCCTGACGGACACGTAATAGCCTTTGCCAGAAAACTGGTCTAAACCATGTCAGCCGGCGAAAAAATATAATTGGAAAAAATAGATCTTTGGTGTTACAAACGGGCCATGAGACGGATGATCCAGCATGCGGCCGCGCTACTTGACAGGTCTCCGGATTTTTTCAAGCAGGACGTCAGGCTCTATGAACTTAACAGGCGTTTCTTATGGTTCATCGTCTTTCGGTTCATCGTTATCTTTTCTTTTATGGCGTTGGCGATGGCGAAAGCTACCATTCTCCCTTATGTTCCCGTAAGCGGACAGACCTTTCTTATCCTCGCGGTCGTCCTTTTTATGGTCAACATATTCTACTGGTTCAGCTACAGCAGGGCCGTGGTAAGGGCCGATGAGAAAAGATACCAGATGCAGGTCGCGGCCAACGTTCAGATACAGATCATCTTTGATTTTACCGTTCTTGGATATCTTGCCTATATGTGCGGCGGAATAGAATCGCCCCTCGTTTATTTTTTTCTCTTTCATAACGTTATTTCGTGCCTTTTCTTTAGACAGATAGTCAGCTTCATGTACATGATATTGAGCCTTGCCATAATATTCTTTATAACGCTCGGACCCGTTTTTAAGATTATTCCAACTCATCATTTCATGTTCCCTAAAGATGCGGCCGCTCTTTACAGCCATTGGATGATCTATTCTTACCAACTGGCCGGCATCGTGGCGGTCTATTTCATAGTCTGGTACTTTGCATCCAATATAACCGACAGCCTCAAAAGGAACGAAATATCGTTACAGCAAAAGATAGACGAACTGATAGAAATGGATAAGGAAAGAACACGCTATATGCTGGTGACGACCCATGAGCTAAAGGCGCCTTTCTCATCCATACAAAGTTACATTAATGTGGTTCTGGACGGTTATGCAGGCGATATATCGAAAGAAATCCGCGAAGTTCTGATAAAGATCAAAATAAGATGCGAGAAGATGATGAGAATGATCATTGAGATGCTGCAACTTGCGAACATCGGTTCATCAAACGCCAAAAAAGAAGATATAGAAATGAAAAAGACAGACGTTTCACATGAGATCAACGCCATTGTCAGGCGTTTTTCCGATCAGGCCCTTGATAAGGGTGTTAGTATAACGATCATTTCTGGAGATGGCGTCGAGATACAGGTCAATAAGGAGCAGTTCGATATACTTTTAAATAATGTATTGTCAAACTCTGTCTGTTATTGTTATCCTAATACGGAGATCACGATAAGCGTAGAGGAGAACGATAACTCGGTAGTCATAACCGTCGAAGACAAGGGGATAGGAATAAAGAAAGAATACTTAGACAAGGTATTCTTGGAGTATTTCAGGAGCGAAAAGGCCGCGCTCATGAACAGGAACTCGACCGGCCTTGGTCTTTCGATAGCGAAAAGAATAATGGATGTTCATAAAGGTGATATTTGGATAGAGAGCGAAGCCGGGGTGGGCACTAAAGTGTTCATGAAATTTCCAAGAACTTGAAAATGGGGTCAAATATGACAAAGAAGATATTCATAGTAGATGACGATAGCGATATCGTTGAAGCGGTTTCGATGGTCTTGACAAAGAGCGGGTATCAGGTGGCCTCTTCGCTTACGGCGTCCGACGCGCTTGCAAAGATAAAGAGCGAAAAGCCCGACCTTATACTTCTTGACGTCATGTTTCCGGAAGACCCGTCAAAGGGGTTCGACCTTAGCCGTATTTTCCACAATGATCCTGCCGTAAAGAACGTTCCGATAATAATCCTTTCCGCCGTGAATATCCGCTTTAAGTTGGGATTCTCAAAGAAAGATATAGATGATGATTGGATGCCGGTGAAGGAGTTCATCGAAAAGCCCATCGAGCCAAAGAAATTGCTGGAGACGATCAAGAAGCTGATCGGCTGATCCGGTTCAAAATAAAAAACCCCTTCCGGATTCCAGAAGGGGTTTTTTGTTCACTTTAACTATATTACTTTGTGCAGGCGGCCAGATCTTTCTTTTCTTTGTAGCACTTGCCTACGGGGTTCAGGTTCTCATCGCCCTTCAT from Deltaproteobacteria bacterium CG11_big_fil_rev_8_21_14_0_20_49_13 harbors:
- a CDS encoding response regulator, translating into MGSNMTKKIFIVDDDSDIVEAVSMVLTKSGYQVASSLTASDALAKIKSEKPDLILLDVMFPEDPSKGFDLSRIFHNDPAVKNVPIIILSAVNIRFKLGFSKKDIDDDWMPVKEFIEKPIEPKKLLETIKKLIG
- a CDS encoding glyoxalase, with protein sequence MKCNIILYVGDQERSTLFYKKLLAVEPILNVPGMTEFELSEQCVLGLMPEKGIKRLLGATIPDPETTNGASRAEIYFKVADPEVFLKRANEIGSKTLSPLSPRDWGDEAGYVMDPDGHVIAFARKLV
- a CDS encoding two-component system response regulator; protein product: MGGKILVVDDDKDLVETITFRLEAAGYEVSSAYDGQEGLEKAMDIKPDLILLDVMMPKMDGYQVCRMLKFDENYKNIPIIMLTVRGQEQDKNTGVDVGANDYITKPFDSKDLLTRIQRILA